A genomic window from Cytobacillus suaedae includes:
- the treP gene encoding PTS system trehalose-specific EIIBC component: MSKYTDSAKELLEHVGGSDNISVVTHCATRMRFVLKDPTKADVKAVENIGLVKGTFTQAGQFQVIIGNEVATFYNEFSKIAGVGDTATKDDAKVAAKQNMNLLQRMVSHLADIFTPLIPALVVGGLILGFRNVIGEIKMLEGGTKTLVEVSQFWAGAHAFLWLIGEAIFHFLPVGITWAISRKMGTTQILGIVLGITLVSPQLLNAYGVAGAENIPVWDFGFAQVQMIGYQAQVIPAILAGFVLSYLELGLRKVIPNVISMIFVPFFALVPAVLIAHVVLGPIGWAIGSWISDIVYSGLTSSFGWLFAAVFGFAYAPLVITGLHHMTNAIDLQLMSEFGGTNLWPMIALSNIAQGSAVVAMIFLNRKDEKEQQVSVPAAISCYLGVTEPAMFGINLKYAFPFLAAMIGSMIAAIISVGSGVMANSIGVGGIPGILSIQVQDMLIFALAMLVAIVVPIVLTFILAKTKMGENAYKRLGKTR, from the coding sequence ATGAGCAAATATACAGACTCAGCAAAGGAATTGCTAGAGCATGTGGGTGGAAGCGACAATATATCGGTTGTAACCCACTGTGCAACTAGAATGAGGTTTGTTCTAAAAGATCCTACTAAGGCAGATGTTAAGGCCGTTGAGAATATAGGCCTTGTAAAGGGTACGTTTACTCAAGCCGGACAATTTCAGGTAATCATCGGCAATGAGGTTGCAACTTTCTATAATGAATTTTCTAAGATTGCAGGTGTAGGAGATACTGCTACGAAAGACGATGCCAAAGTGGCTGCAAAACAGAATATGAACTTGTTACAAAGAATGGTTTCACATCTGGCGGACATTTTTACTCCATTAATTCCAGCTCTAGTTGTTGGGGGTCTAATTCTAGGTTTTAGAAATGTAATCGGCGAAATCAAAATGCTCGAGGGCGGAACGAAAACGTTAGTTGAAGTTTCACAATTCTGGGCAGGTGCTCATGCATTCTTATGGTTAATTGGTGAAGCGATCTTTCACTTCTTACCGGTCGGTATCACATGGGCAATCTCACGTAAAATGGGGACAACTCAAATATTAGGTATCGTTCTAGGGATTACACTTGTTTCTCCTCAATTGTTAAATGCTTATGGCGTTGCTGGAGCCGAGAATATACCTGTATGGGATTTTGGGTTTGCTCAGGTTCAGATGATAGGCTATCAGGCACAAGTAATTCCTGCAATTTTAGCTGGCTTTGTGCTTTCTTATTTAGAATTAGGATTGCGTAAAGTTATACCAAACGTTATATCAATGATTTTTGTACCATTTTTTGCTCTAGTTCCTGCTGTCTTAATAGCACATGTTGTGTTAGGACCAATCGGATGGGCAATAGGATCTTGGATTTCTGATATCGTCTATTCGGGTCTAACTTCTTCGTTTGGATGGTTATTTGCTGCAGTATTCGGGTTCGCTTATGCCCCATTAGTTATTACTGGTCTTCACCATATGACCAATGCAATTGACCTTCAATTGATGAGTGAATTCGGCGGAACCAACCTTTGGCCAATGATTGCATTATCTAATATTGCCCAAGGATCTGCAGTTGTTGCTATGATTTTCTTAAATAGAAAAGATGAAAAAGAACAGCAGGTTTCAGTTCCTGCAGCAATCTCCTGTTATTTAGGGGTAACAGAGCCAGCCATGTTCGGTATCAATCTTAAGTATGCCTTTCCGTTTCTAGCTGCGATGATAGGCTCAATGATTGCGGCAATCATTTCGGTAGGTTCTGGTGTCATGGCGAACTCCATTGGTGTAGGTGGAATTCCGGGTATTTTATCAATACAGGTTCAGGATATGCTTATATTTGCTCTGGCTATGCTTGTGGCAATCGTAGTACCAATTGTATTAACATTTATTTTAGCCAAGACAAAAATGGGTGAAAATGCATATAAGCGTCTAGGGAAAACTCGTTAA
- a CDS encoding LysM peptidoglycan-binding domain-containing protein — MPNYSKSCLPGLTPYQVKEGETIYQIVQQFRIPLEAIKDANPTVDVEKLAVGETICLPRQKNFPSCSNGKFYFIQEGDSYYRIAHYFSIPLDYLLQANPNTNPNNLQIGQAICVPTDSPFAYCPPNTTPYQLKQGDSFYKLSQVFNVSLESIIQLNTQANPNQLTIGQYVCLPIDWKYFFDQFHHIAFMHPRGWSKVSHSPIRYEGDSGYFEVSSIIAAPPSEPSNVTPLNKVCESYAHDKFESYGSNPEIVDMTIDGQPACLILPSNDQSEDFNNKSSLIVKFPKPYVIGGSLSHYLFVVANKEIIQGIANTMKLLNVEKDQKLTQTQAENLVRRALGLANQPEVYVKYDHTINNQYLIQVFDIVDNHTATRRWYLVHPMTGAITNYM; from the coding sequence ATGCCAAACTATTCTAAGTCTTGTTTACCTGGATTAACACCGTATCAAGTAAAAGAAGGAGAGACTATCTATCAAATCGTTCAACAGTTTCGAATACCTTTAGAAGCGATTAAGGATGCCAATCCAACTGTAGATGTGGAGAAACTTGCTGTTGGTGAAACAATATGTCTACCTAGACAGAAGAATTTCCCATCCTGTTCAAACGGAAAATTCTACTTCATTCAAGAAGGTGACTCTTACTATCGAATTGCACATTATTTCTCTATTCCATTAGACTACTTACTCCAGGCAAACCCCAATACAAACCCGAACAATTTACAAATAGGGCAAGCAATCTGTGTTCCAACTGATTCTCCATTTGCATATTGTCCACCTAACACTACTCCTTATCAACTTAAACAAGGAGATAGCTTTTATAAGCTTTCTCAAGTGTTTAATGTTTCACTTGAATCCATTATTCAACTAAACACACAAGCGAATCCCAATCAATTAACAATTGGACAGTATGTCTGTTTACCAATTGATTGGAAGTATTTCTTTGACCAATTTCACCATATTGCCTTTATGCATCCAAGAGGTTGGAGTAAAGTGTCTCATTCCCCAATTAGGTATGAAGGAGACTCTGGTTATTTTGAAGTATCCAGTATAATAGCAGCTCCTCCTTCTGAACCAAGTAATGTAACTCCACTAAACAAAGTATGTGAGAGCTATGCTCACGATAAATTTGAATCATATGGTTCTAACCCCGAAATTGTAGATATGACCATTGATGGGCAACCAGCATGCTTAATTTTACCGTCCAATGATCAATCAGAGGATTTTAATAATAAATCATCCTTAATTGTTAAATTTCCGAAACCTTATGTTATTGGCGGTTCTCTTAGTCACTATTTATTTGTAGTAGCCAATAAAGAGATTATTCAGGGAATAGCAAACACTATGAAGCTACTCAATGTTGAAAAAGATCAAAAACTTACACAAACACAAGCTGAAAACTTAGTTAGAAGAGCATTAGGCTTAGCCAATCAACCAGAAGTCTATGTAAAATATGATCATACGATAAATAACCAGTATTTAATTCAAGTATTTGATATAGTTGATAACCACACTGCAACGAGAAGGTGGTACCTCGTACACCCAATGACTGGCGCAATTACTAACTATATGTAA
- a CDS encoding helix-turn-helix transcriptional regulator produces the protein MLGEKIRKLRKQKKLTLEQLAGSELTKGMLSLIENNKAKPSMESLEYISNRLGVGISELMGETSIQEIREILEIAEGLINLEYEKNKDKYKTLITLIEPYIHKLSHGYESARLLDIYSRSLFHENKSGWKELVQHVSKVYDEMNLTARRASLGIFNALEKFKEHHYSEALTIFKNERKEIEAKHAFIDPMTRLDLDYYEAILYFAVGNAKAATNIMENALAFSKDKRILYLIDELYRLAAAHSMLSKDKEKTDYYLNKLKQYGEFVEDFKPLFFYKLFKLVSLTFEQHKYGLAMELINEYSEDVLLMEHFGPWLYIEKGKALYGLGHYQEAIDNIEKSEIPSYIHHPFDLSIFYIKHAYKALAYLALADKTNALQSIQKAITLFEPLPDSSFKQFSNETYNKIVETLKKA, from the coding sequence ATGCTGGGAGAAAAAATACGAAAACTACGTAAGCAGAAAAAACTAACCCTAGAGCAGCTTGCAGGATCCGAACTTACTAAGGGTATGCTCAGTTTAATTGAAAATAATAAAGCAAAGCCTTCAATGGAAAGTCTAGAGTACATTTCGAACCGACTCGGAGTTGGTATTTCGGAATTAATGGGTGAAACAAGTATCCAGGAAATCAGAGAAATATTGGAGATAGCTGAGGGACTTATTAATTTGGAGTACGAAAAAAATAAGGATAAATACAAAACATTAATTACGTTGATTGAGCCTTATATTCATAAGCTCTCTCATGGATATGAATCAGCTAGACTATTAGATATTTACAGTCGAAGCCTTTTTCATGAAAATAAAAGTGGCTGGAAAGAACTCGTACAGCATGTCTCAAAGGTTTACGACGAAATGAATTTAACAGCCCGACGAGCCTCTTTAGGGATATTCAATGCCCTTGAAAAATTTAAGGAGCATCACTACTCAGAAGCTCTAACGATTTTTAAAAATGAGCGAAAAGAAATTGAGGCGAAACATGCCTTTATTGACCCCATGACACGCCTAGATTTAGATTATTATGAAGCGATACTTTACTTCGCGGTAGGGAATGCAAAGGCTGCTACAAACATAATGGAGAATGCGCTAGCATTTTCTAAAGATAAAAGAATCTTATACCTAATTGATGAATTATACCGTCTTGCTGCAGCACATTCAATGCTGTCCAAAGATAAGGAAAAGACCGATTACTACTTAAACAAGTTAAAGCAATATGGGGAATTTGTAGAAGATTTTAAACCTCTCTTTTTCTATAAGTTATTTAAACTCGTGTCCTTAACTTTTGAACAGCATAAATATGGACTAGCAATGGAATTAATAAATGAATATTCAGAGGATGTTCTCCTGATGGAGCATTTCGGACCTTGGCTTTATATCGAAAAAGGGAAGGCCTTATACGGTTTAGGGCATTATCAAGAGGCAATAGATAATATAGAAAAGAGTGAGATACCTTCCTATATTCACCATCCTTTCGACTTATCCATTTTTTATATAAAACATGCCTATAAGGCATTGGCTTACCTTGCTTTAGCAGACAAAACGAATGCTTTACAGTCAATACAAAAAGCCATCACATTATTCGAACCTTTACCAGATTCGTCTTTTAAGCAATTTTCGAATGAAACGTACAATAAAATTGTCGAGACACTAAAAAAGGCCTGA
- a CDS encoding divergent polysaccharide deacetylase family protein — MRIILLLMVLLFSSFVNNAEAAVVDTKKVLAIVIDDFGNNMKGTEEMLSLPIPLTVAIMPFMPTTERDAKLAHARGHEVIVHLPLEPKRGKKSWLGPGAITTDLSNEEIRKRVEEAIDNVPHAIGMNHHMGSKATEDERVMRIILEVCSERGLYYLDSKTASKSVIPKIAAELSVPYLENNMFFDHQYSSQHINKQASILVRKLENRSPLIAIGHVGITGEKVVGALKANIQAYEKNAKIVHLSELLPISLP, encoded by the coding sequence ATGAGGATTATTCTTCTTTTGATGGTTCTTCTTTTCTCAAGCTTCGTGAACAACGCAGAAGCAGCTGTGGTTGATACAAAAAAGGTATTAGCCATTGTTATTGACGATTTTGGTAACAACATGAAAGGGACAGAGGAAATGCTCTCACTCCCTATTCCCTTAACTGTAGCGATTATGCCTTTTATGCCCACAACAGAACGTGACGCTAAACTAGCACATGCAAGAGGTCATGAGGTGATTGTTCATTTACCGTTGGAGCCAAAAAGGGGTAAGAAAAGCTGGCTGGGTCCTGGTGCAATCACAACAGACCTAAGTAATGAGGAAATTCGAAAAAGAGTTGAAGAAGCGATAGATAATGTTCCCCATGCAATTGGTATGAATCATCATATGGGTTCTAAGGCTACGGAAGACGAACGGGTTATGAGAATCATTTTAGAGGTTTGTAGTGAAAGAGGTTTATATTATTTAGATAGTAAAACGGCCAGCAAAAGTGTCATACCTAAAATTGCTGCTGAGTTATCCGTTCCGTATTTAGAGAATAATATGTTCTTTGACCATCAATATTCGAGTCAACATATTAATAAACAAGCTTCCATTCTTGTTAGAAAGCTTGAGAACCGTAGTCCACTCATTGCTATTGGACATGTAGGAATTACTGGTGAGAAAGTAGTTGGTGCACTTAAGGCCAATATTCAAGCATATGAAAAGAATGCAAAAATAGTACACCTGTCCGAATTGCTACCTATATCATTACCATAA
- a CDS encoding PTS glucose transporter subunit IIA, with protein MLKKLFGKSSEPVVEHITSPINGRVLDITEVPDPVFSQKMMGEGIAIEPADGQVVSPVDGEIVQVFPTKHAVGIKTKSGLEILIHIGLETVTLNGEGFESFVQAGDKVARGDKLITFDLSIIKEKAASTITPMIITNTDEVVGNLEKNITNTGQAGETEVLTVTLK; from the coding sequence ATGCTAAAGAAGCTTTTTGGAAAAAGCAGTGAACCTGTTGTTGAACATATTACATCACCAATAAATGGCCGAGTGTTAGATATAACGGAAGTTCCAGACCCTGTTTTCTCACAAAAAATGATGGGTGAGGGAATTGCTATAGAACCTGCTGATGGACAAGTCGTTTCACCGGTTGACGGTGAGATAGTTCAAGTGTTTCCTACAAAACATGCCGTTGGAATCAAAACAAAATCGGGCTTAGAAATTCTAATCCATATAGGGTTAGAAACTGTAACCTTAAATGGAGAAGGCTTTGAGAGTTTTGTTCAGGCTGGTGACAAAGTAGCAAGAGGAGACAAACTTATCACATTTGACCTGAGCATTATTAAAGAAAAAGCGGCAAGTACCATTACACCAATGATTATAACCAATACAGACGAGGTCGTAGGGAACTTAGAAAAAAATATTACAAACACAGGGCAAGCGGGAGAAACGGAAGTGTTGACTGTAACCCTGAAATAA
- a CDS encoding MFS transporter, translating to MDQALKLKKATYHLYTFTISKLISTFGAQVYAFAISFYILQVTGSATSFATNLVCNILPRTLASPFAGYMADKYSKKKIIIFSQIATTLTILGLLGVTLTSGLSLPAIYVTTCILSLTSMLSGVTFTASITGLIDKDRIQRAMSLNQMSISLAAIASPAVGGLMYGAVSMSTFLIIYIGASIVAVLLEATMNFTLFVKREKLEGEQPKETVWQSLKAGVSYLKLQPIVMTMIWIALLVNFLFGAFEVGYSFILIEKMKMESQHFGFTQGAFAIGMLLMSIYFSVRKEVKYPFLASKRGIIGMGIIMGAIGVPVMIELPYYLILSYYILMMFSFGVMVMVVNTPLQVMLQKEIDDEYKGRVFSLLETMAMALIPLGMVLYGFLYDVLPAQWILVTSSIILIVGVLILARGSVVRKLHPQFGQDKNVKVEAGTVV from the coding sequence ATGGATCAAGCATTAAAGTTAAAAAAAGCCACCTATCACCTATATACGTTTACGATAAGTAAGCTCATTTCAACATTTGGAGCACAAGTCTATGCATTTGCGATTAGTTTTTACATTTTACAAGTAACAGGATCTGCTACAAGCTTTGCTACCAATCTGGTTTGCAACATTCTGCCTAGAACACTAGCTTCGCCTTTCGCAGGATACATGGCAGATAAGTACTCAAAGAAGAAGATTATTATCTTCTCACAAATTGCTACAACATTGACGATTTTGGGACTATTAGGGGTTACTCTTACTTCAGGGTTATCACTACCTGCAATTTATGTTACGACATGTATTCTTTCACTTACATCTATGTTATCGGGAGTCACATTTACAGCTTCAATAACTGGGCTTATTGATAAAGACAGAATACAAAGAGCCATGTCTTTAAATCAGATGTCCATTTCATTAGCAGCCATTGCAAGCCCAGCTGTAGGTGGTTTGATGTATGGAGCCGTATCTATGTCAACGTTTCTAATTATTTATATTGGAGCATCTATTGTTGCAGTGCTATTAGAAGCAACTATGAATTTTACTCTATTTGTTAAACGAGAGAAGCTGGAAGGGGAACAGCCAAAAGAAACCGTGTGGCAAAGTTTAAAAGCTGGTGTGAGTTATTTAAAGTTACAACCTATCGTAATGACCATGATTTGGATTGCCTTGCTAGTCAATTTCCTATTTGGTGCATTTGAGGTAGGCTATTCATTTATCTTAATTGAAAAAATGAAAATGGAATCGCAGCATTTTGGCTTTACACAGGGAGCATTTGCAATAGGGATGCTACTAATGTCCATTTATTTTTCAGTGAGAAAAGAAGTCAAATATCCTTTTCTAGCTTCGAAGAGAGGAATTATTGGTATGGGGATTATCATGGGTGCCATTGGGGTTCCGGTGATGATAGAATTACCATACTACCTGATTTTAAGCTACTACATTTTAATGATGTTTAGCTTTGGAGTAATGGTGATGGTAGTAAACACACCACTTCAGGTTATGCTTCAAAAGGAAATTGATGATGAGTATAAAGGTCGTGTGTTTTCACTCCTAGAGACCATGGCTATGGCACTTATTCCATTAGGAATGGTCTTATACGGATTCCTTTATGATGTTTTACCAGCACAATGGATATTAGTAACGTCCTCAATCATACTCATTGTTGGAGTACTAATCTTGGCAAGAGGATCAGTGGTACGGAAGTTGCATCCTCAGTTTGGCCAGGATAAAAACGTTAAAGTAGAAGCGGGAACAGTTGTGTAA
- a CDS encoding HD domain-containing protein has protein sequence MNLIDKAIVIAAKAHAGQTRKLTNIPYVTHPFSVGMLLQKENCSEEIVAAGILHDTVEDTDITYEDLTNLFGPKVTSLVRAASEQDKSLSWEERKKHTIEHLKSAELDEIKVVVADKLHNLKSIKEDIEVSGEVVWDRFNRGKSQQHWYYSSIVKVLSPKKDEFRLIGELEEVVVDVFGTLDTM, from the coding sequence ATGAATTTGATTGATAAAGCGATTGTAATCGCAGCAAAGGCACATGCTGGACAGACTAGAAAATTAACAAACATCCCGTATGTAACACATCCATTTTCGGTAGGAATGTTATTACAAAAGGAGAACTGTTCAGAGGAAATTGTTGCAGCAGGAATCCTTCATGATACAGTAGAGGATACAGATATAACATATGAGGATTTGACAAACTTATTTGGACCTAAGGTTACAAGTCTTGTGCGGGCTGCTTCAGAGCAGGATAAAAGCTTATCCTGGGAGGAAAGAAAAAAGCATACCATTGAGCATTTAAAGAGTGCGGAGTTAGACGAAATAAAGGTTGTAGTTGCAGATAAATTACATAACCTGAAGAGCATAAAGGAAGATATTGAAGTTAGTGGAGAAGTTGTTTGGGATCGGTTTAATCGTGGAAAAAGCCAACAACATTGGTATTACTCGAGTATTGTAAAAGTGCTATCACCTAAGAAAGATGAGTTCAGATTAATAGGTGAATTAGAAGAAGTAGTAGTCGATGTATTTGGAACACTAGATACGATGTGA
- the treC gene encoding alpha,alpha-phosphotrehalase, which yields MTHPWWKKSVVYQIYPKSFNDTTGNGVGDIQGIIEKLDYLKELGVDVLWLTPIYKSPQRDNGYDISDYYSIYEEYGSMEDFDRMLDEVHKREMKIIMDIVVNHTSTEHEWFHQSMSSKDNPYRDFYFWKDGKNGKPPTNWASKFGGSAWEYDETTGQYYLHLFDVTQADLNWENEKVRHTVYEMMNFWLEKGVDGFRLDVINLISKDQDFPNDDGSVPPGDGRKFYTDGPRVHEFFREMNEEVFSKYDIMTVGEMSSTTIENCIKYTNPERNELNMTFNFHHLKVDYPNGEKWTKAEFDFLALKKILSTWQVEMHKGSGWNALFWCNHDQPRVVSRFGDDDTYHKESAKMLATTIHLMQGTPYIYQGEEFGMTDPKFDTIDDYRDVESLNIFNIKRQEGMSEEEIIEILKQKSRDNSRTPVQWNSNEHAGFTTGTPWINVALNYKEVNAEKALDDKDSIFYHYQKLVSLRKKYDIIIEGDYQLILEDDESIFAYLRNSENGKLLVVNNFYGRETKFNLPGNIDVDGYKGEKLLSNYKDSSDDWKEILLRPYESIVYYLKK from the coding sequence TTGACACATCCTTGGTGGAAAAAATCTGTTGTTTATCAAATTTATCCTAAGAGCTTTAATGATACAACAGGAAATGGTGTTGGAGATATTCAAGGGATCATTGAAAAGTTGGATTATTTAAAGGAACTTGGGGTCGATGTGTTATGGTTGACCCCAATTTACAAGTCTCCGCAACGAGATAATGGCTATGATATTAGTGATTATTACTCGATATATGAAGAATATGGTTCAATGGAAGACTTTGACCGAATGTTAGATGAAGTCCATAAAAGGGAAATGAAGATAATAATGGACATAGTAGTAAATCACACTTCCACAGAGCATGAGTGGTTTCATCAGTCGATGTCTTCAAAGGATAATCCATATCGAGACTTTTATTTTTGGAAAGACGGAAAAAATGGAAAGCCACCTACAAACTGGGCGTCTAAGTTCGGCGGATCAGCTTGGGAGTATGATGAAACGACTGGACAGTATTACTTACATCTCTTTGATGTAACTCAGGCTGATTTAAATTGGGAAAATGAAAAGGTACGTCATACAGTTTATGAAATGATGAATTTCTGGCTTGAAAAAGGAGTCGATGGATTCCGCTTAGATGTTATTAATTTAATTTCAAAAGACCAAGATTTCCCTAATGACGATGGTTCAGTCCCTCCAGGAGATGGAAGGAAGTTTTATACGGATGGTCCAAGAGTTCATGAGTTTTTCCGTGAAATGAACGAAGAAGTTTTTTCAAAGTATGACATCATGACAGTTGGGGAAATGTCTTCGACGACGATTGAAAATTGTATTAAGTATACAAATCCTGAGCGTAATGAACTAAATATGACTTTTAACTTTCATCATCTAAAGGTTGACTATCCAAATGGAGAGAAGTGGACAAAAGCTGAGTTTGATTTCTTAGCATTAAAAAAAATTCTTTCAACTTGGCAGGTTGAAATGCATAAAGGCTCTGGATGGAATGCGTTATTTTGGTGTAATCATGACCAACCACGTGTTGTATCAAGATTTGGGGATGATGATACATACCATAAAGAATCAGCTAAGATGCTAGCTACTACTATTCATTTAATGCAAGGTACACCCTACATTTATCAAGGTGAAGAGTTTGGAATGACTGACCCGAAATTCGATACAATTGATGATTATCGAGATGTAGAGTCTTTAAATATTTTCAATATAAAAAGACAAGAAGGTATGTCAGAGGAAGAGATTATTGAGATCCTCAAACAAAAATCTAGAGACAATTCTCGGACCCCGGTCCAATGGAATTCTAATGAACATGCAGGCTTTACGACTGGGACTCCATGGATAAACGTTGCCCTGAATTATAAAGAGGTAAATGCGGAGAAGGCACTAGACGATAAGGATTCTATTTTTTATCACTACCAAAAACTTGTCAGTCTTCGGAAAAAATACGACATCATCATTGAAGGTGATTATCAGCTAATACTCGAGGATGATGAATCGATTTTTGCTTACCTGCGTAATTCTGAAAATGGGAAATTGCTAGTGGTCAATAATTTCTATGGTCGAGAAACGAAGTTCAATTTGCCAGGAAACATAGATGTAGATGGATATAAAGGTGAGAAGTTACTTTCAAATTACAAAGATTCTTCGGATGATTGGAAAGAAATACTCTTACGTCCGTATGAGTCAATTGTATATTACCTGAAGAAATAA
- a CDS encoding L,D-transpeptidase family protein → MIHTIKPGETLNQIARDYRTPIASIISANPSINPNLIYPGQSISIPGYPTPETIPFTIDVSINNRTLTLFKNGVKQKHYPIAVGRILHQTPLGSFIIINKAPNPGGPYGTMWMSLSKEHYGIHGTNNPSSIGKAVSKGCIRMYNQDVEELARTVPIGTRVNIHP, encoded by the coding sequence TTGATTCATACAATAAAGCCCGGAGAGACCCTTAATCAGATAGCAAGAGATTATCGCACCCCGATTGCCTCAATTATTAGCGCAAACCCTTCAATTAATCCAAATCTCATCTATCCTGGCCAATCCATCTCAATACCAGGCTATCCAACTCCTGAAACGATTCCTTTTACTATTGATGTATCAATAAACAATCGTACACTGACCTTATTTAAAAACGGTGTTAAGCAAAAGCACTATCCTATTGCTGTAGGTAGAATATTACACCAAACTCCCTTAGGTAGCTTTATTATTATTAACAAAGCTCCCAATCCTGGAGGTCCTTACGGTACAATGTGGATGAGTTTATCAAAGGAACATTATGGAATTCACGGGACCAATAATCCTAGTTCTATTGGAAAAGCTGTTTCAAAAGGATGTATTCGCATGTATAACCAAGATGTTGAAGAACTTGCTAGAACTGTCCCTATTGGAACTAGAGTAAATATTCATCCTTAG
- a CDS encoding alpha/beta hydrolase, whose translation MQKTIFNFSAKDGKNIFAKKWVSEEEPKAIVQIAHGMAEHIDRYHEFASFLVSHGIYVFGNDHRGHGHTETRDSDRGYFADEKGYETIVEDMKTLTDLIRQDYPTTPIFLLGHSMGSFLSRRYIQLHGDLVTGVIFSATGGHPGFLGKVGHYLAVREARKHGRRTPSSKMNALTFGSYNKAFKPNRTEFDWLSRDEKEVDKYISDPLAGGIFTAGFFEDFLKGLNSLYDEDDKIPKQLPVCFLSGDKDPVGKNTKGVVQSYNQLKSAGLHDVTYKFYPEARHEILNETNKQEVYDDILNWINNHL comes from the coding sequence ATGCAAAAGACAATCTTTAATTTTTCAGCTAAGGACGGAAAGAATATTTTTGCAAAGAAGTGGGTTTCAGAAGAGGAACCTAAAGCGATTGTCCAAATTGCCCATGGCATGGCAGAACATATCGACCGCTATCATGAGTTTGCCTCATTTTTAGTAAGTCATGGTATATACGTGTTTGGGAATGATCACAGAGGTCATGGGCATACCGAAACTCGTGATTCTGACCGTGGGTATTTTGCAGATGAGAAGGGATATGAAACCATTGTAGAAGATATGAAAACGTTGACTGATCTGATTAGACAAGATTACCCTACTACCCCTATCTTCCTGCTGGGACATAGCATGGGTTCATTTCTTTCAAGACGATACATTCAACTTCATGGTGACCTCGTAACTGGAGTTATTTTTTCAGCAACAGGTGGACACCCTGGTTTCCTTGGGAAGGTAGGACATTATCTAGCCGTACGTGAAGCTCGAAAGCATGGAAGACGAACTCCTAGTAGCAAAATGAATGCTTTAACTTTTGGCAGCTATAACAAAGCATTCAAACCTAATCGTACAGAATTTGATTGGTTAAGTCGTGATGAGAAAGAAGTGGATAAGTATATTAGTGACCCACTAGCAGGTGGCATTTTCACTGCAGGTTTTTTTGAGGACTTTCTCAAGGGATTGAACTCACTATATGATGAGGACGATAAAATTCCAAAGCAACTTCCTGTCTGCTTTTTATCAGGAGACAAAGATCCGGTTGGGAAAAACACAAAGGGTGTAGTACAAAGCTATAATCAACTAAAATCTGCTGGACTACACGATGTAACCTATAAATTTTACCCAGAAGCTAGGCATGAAATTTTAAATGAAACAAATAAACAAGAGGTCTATGATGATATTCTTAACTGGATAAACAACCACCTCTAA